A genomic stretch from Aedes albopictus strain Foshan chromosome 2, AalbF5, whole genome shotgun sequence includes:
- the LOC109418965 gene encoding uncharacterized protein LOC109418965 encodes MGSLSILLVVLFATCHIRTGSAQITTFIVPEHKANWFDAAKYCYEKGWMLAAIMGADEERRVTAFAQRNSPTGWLNPRFWVAENDQEEDAEFCPQITLESYFEGENDCMEMLYFVCESLE; translated from the exons ATGGGTAGCTTATCGATACTGCTGGTAGTGCTTTTCGCTACCTGTCACATCCGGACGGGCTCAGCTCAAATCACAACGTTCATAGTACCTGAACATAAG GCCAATTGGTTCGATGCCGCCAAGTATTGCTACGAGAAAGGCTGGATGCTGGCTGCCATTATGGGTGCCGACGAGGAACGCCGAGTGACGGCCTTTGCCCAGCGCAACAGTCCAACCGGGTGGCTGAATCCTCGTTTTTGGGTTGCGGAGAACGACCAGGAAGAGGACGCCGAGTTCTGTCCGCAGATAACGCTGGAGAGCTACTTCGAGGGCGAGAACGATTGCATGGAGATGTTGTACTTTGTGTGCGAGAGTTTGGAATAA